The Pseudanabaena yagii GIHE-NHR1 genome segment TATTTAGCCCTGCATAAAGATCTAGTTCTAAGCGATCGATCAGTGCAAAATTTTCAATTTTAAGACTCAGCAGCATAGTTTTTTCTAGATTCAGGAATGTGCACTACACATTCCTGAATTGTTAAATCGGCAAGGTTTCTCCATTGAGGAGACGCTTCGAGGCGCTCAGCAATTCTTCTTCAAGATAGGGCTTAGTGAAATAGCCTTTTGCTCCCAGTTGAATTGCGGTTTGACGATGGCGATCAGCTCCACGAGAAGTTAACATCGCCACAGGAATTTCTTTGAGTCGAGAATCCTTTTGTAATCTCGATAAGAGATCTAATCCATCCATCCGTGGCATTTCAATATCGCAGAAGATCATATCGCAAGGCAGTCCTGCACGGAGTTTTTCCCATGCATCCTGTCCATCCTTTGCTTGCTCGACGCGGTATCCCACTTTGGCAAAGGTCAATGACAATAGTTCACGTACCGTAATCGAGTCGTCCACAATCAGCACCGTTGGATCGACAGCAATATCTTCTTCAATAGGTGGTTGCAGCGTGACTCCAGAAGTAGAAGGACGGAGTCTACCACTAGCGATGTCAAACAGTTCTAAAACGTTAGCGATCGCCATGACGCGACCATCCCCTAGCACCGTTGCTCCCGCAATACCCGCAGGCTGAGGGATTGGTCCTTCTAACTGCTTGATTACAATTTCGTACTCGCCGAGGAACTGATCAACCTGTAGGGCAAGGTAACTAGTATCGTTACGCAGAATAATGATGCAGAGTTCATCGTTATCCTGCTTACCATAGATATTGCTACGGCTGAGATGGCGGCTATAGGAAAGTAAATTGGAGAGATGTTGGAATGGCAACACCGTATCGCGCCAAGGTAAGCATGGCTGACCTTTTTCGTTAAGCACGATTTGACTTTGAGGAACCTCTACCATGTCTTCAAAGCCGTCAACGGGGAAGGCAATACGAGCGCGATCGCTAATGCAGAACATCGCCTTAGAAATACTGAGCGTAAGTGGTAAGCGGATTGTAAAGGTGGTTCCTTTACCAACTAACGATTCCACAATAATTACGCCGCGAATTTCATCGAGACAGGTTTTGACCACATCCAGACCAACGCCACGTCCTTTAAACTCATCAGCCTCTGCTGCCGTGCTAAATCCTGCTTCAAATAATAGCGAGTAAACCTCGGTATCATTAAGGCGATCAACTTCCGATTGCGAACGTACACCTTTGGCGACTGCACTTTTCTTCACTTTTTCAGTGCTAATACCTGCACCATCATCACTGATTGAGATGACGGTCTGGTTACCTTGGTGATATGCCCGCACTGTGAGTTTACCTGCCGCAGATTTACCCGCTGCTTGGCGGGTTGCAGGATCTTCTAAGCCGTGATCGATCGCGTTGTTGACAAGGTGTGTGAGTGGATCGGTGAGAGATTCCAAAATAGCTTTGTCGATGAGAGTCTCGCGACCAAACACCTCCAAGTCAGCCTGCTTGCCACTCTTCAGTGCGCGATCGCGAATACCTCTAGGCAAGCGATCGGCAATCTGAGCAAAGGGAACCATGCGTGATTGTTTCAAGTCATCCTGCACTTGAGTAGTAATCGTTCCCAACTGACGAGTTACCTGATCGGTTTCACCCACCACAAACTCAATATCCGAAGCTGACTCACGAACTTTGACAATTAGCTCGATGATTTCCTGTGACAGAACGTGGAAGGTATTGTATCGGTCAAATTCAATCCCTTCAAATTCGCTACTAACAGCACTACTCGTACTTGCCCCATCACTAGAATAACCAGATTCAAAATTATTATATGAACGCCCGCGACCTGCGGTTAGAGATGCCTCTAGCAAAGAGCGATCGTACTGATCGCGCATCCTTTGGGATACATCACTAAGTAGCTGCACTTGATGCAATAGATTAGTAATAAACTGTTGTAGCCTTTCCTGCTCCTGTTCTAACAAGTTGCGGTTAACAACAAGTTCCCCAACTAAGTTATTTAAACTATCAAGGTATTTGACATCTACACGCATCGTTGAATCGGACAACTTAGGCTTACGGGTAGTGACAGGAGGACGCACAGGTGTTTTAGTCTTGATCGGTCCAACATCTGGAGCAAATCTTGACTGAAGCATACTTTCCAATTCGTCAAAGTCATCCTTCGGTTTGGTCGTTGAGGTAGATGGGAGAGTAGTAACCTCACGTTCTTTTGGTTTTGCAGCTACATTTGTCTCAAAACTTCCAGTATCACCTAATAGAGCTTCTAATTCGTCAAAATTCATATCATCAGAATTAATAGACTGCTGTCCATTGTCATGATTACTATGATGATTAGGGCTGGCAACTTCGTCGTTATTAGAGGTAATGAAATTATCTGATAAGCTACTAGCATCGCCAATCATGGCTTCTAAATCATCAAAATCAAAATTATCATCAATCCCATTTAACTCCTCTACTACTGATTGATTATCAATTGCCAAATTTTGCATTTCCACATAATCTGTCTCAGAATTTATAGAGTCTTGTAGGCTGGAACCATTTAGATCAGACATCTCATCAAACCCACCAAAATCTAAATTTTGGTTGTCATCAAAGCTATCGTTATTAATATTAGTTAATGACTCAGATGTAGTTAAGTCAGTAATATCGGAATCATCACCTTGAAAAAAGTCCACTAGGCTGTCGATCGTACTACCAGATGTAATATCTTCATGATCGTCGTCAAAGTTTATATCATCTTGTTGATCTTGTTGGATACTCGTTAGAGGTTCATCATTTGATTGCAGAGAATCCGATCTCAAATCATCAATAGCATTGAAAAAATTATTCTCCTCAAAATCATCTGCTAGACTACTCGCGTCACTTTGTGTAAGCGATCGCTCTTCATTAAAGTCAAATTCATTGTCTAGATCATTACCAAAATCATTAAAGTTATTCTCTAATATAGTCAGATCATCTTCATTCGCATTAGCAAATAAATTGACTAAATTATCAGATTTGTTTGCAGGTTCAGGCTCTTCAATTTGATTAAACAATTCGTCATTGATGTTTTCTAGAGAGCTTTCTAGAGAATTCGATGCAGCAGATATATCTGCAAAAGCGGAATTAAGATTTTCCTCAGTAAATGAATCAATAGTCTCATCTGCGACATCACCATTGATATTTACATCGTCGCTAATGCCTAAATCACTCCAATTATCATCAATCAATTTCTCGGCTAGATCTTCGGGCGATTCAGATGCATTAAAGAAATCACCTAATCCATCAATATCATCAGTAGTACTTAAATTATTTGATTCATTTTTACTGTAAACAGAATCAAGATTAGGTTCTTCCACATCCGCAAAGAAATCTCCTAATTCATCAGTGTTACTAATATCATGAGTACCAATATTTTGAATTGAATTGTCATTATCAGTGATATCACTAACAGCGCTATTAGAAATATCGTTAGACAAGCTAAAATCTGATGCCTCTACATCATCAAAGAAACCGCCTAACTCATCATCGCTAGTATTAATTTCTTGACTAATCTCTTCCTCATTACCAAAGAAATCACCTAAATCATCAGTAGTACTTAGTTCCTGCTCAACGCTTTCCTCATTACCAAAGAAATCACCTAAATCATCAGTGCTACTTAGTTCCTGCTCAACGCTTTCCTCATCACCAAAGAAATCGCCTAAATCATCAGTGGTACTTAGTTCTTGTTCAATACTGGTTGTATTAGAACTATCTTCGCCGAAAAATTGTAGATCTTCGGCACTGTCAATTATTTCAGAGGGGCTACTTGTCTCTGGAGCATCAGCAAACAAATCATCAATCTCATCAGTCTGCTCATTAATAGGTTGCTCATTAATATTGATTATGTCATCACTACTAATAGAGTTAGCAATTTCATCAAATTCATTGTTATCTGGAAATGCTGGCTCTTCACCCTGATGATCATTTTGATCAGTTACTGGGTGATCAATTACTGGTGATGCTGCTTCCTGTTCAAAGTCATCATTATCAAAGCCTAGCTCATCAAATATATTTAGTCCCGAAGTATCATTGGTATCAAAGTCTTCGCTACTTTCTATGGGCAGAGTATAGCTCTCTATAACATCTTTTTTGGGAGATGGGGTGTTTGCAAAATCTTCTATATCAGAAAGGTCAAAATCATTTTGATCTTCATTGCTAATGTTTAATGGTGTTTCTAGTAAATCGGCATCAATGTTGTCATTAATAGCAAAAGGATCTTCCTCTAACAATGGCATGTCTTCCTCTGAGATCGTTAAGGCAAATGGTTCATGGTTGTTAGTATCTGGAGCTTCTTCATCTTCATGCAAACTATTGATAGCATTCTCTTGTCTTGCTAATTCAGCGAAATATTCCTCACTAGATAGAGAGTTATCATCTTGAGCATCACTCAATATGCTTTCTGAGAATAATTCAGAAGATTCCTGTGGGCTACCTTCAGAGAAATCAAGGTCATCAATATTAATGCCTTCGGCATTTTCAGTATTAATATCACTGATTTGATCAATGATATCGATCCCTAAGTCAAAGTCGTCAAATTCTGTATCTATGGATTCCTCTTTAACCAAATCATCGATCGCTAAATCTTCTAGAATATCTGGAGTATTTTGTGTGATTAATTGATCCGTTGGATTGGATGTAATATCCATATCATCTGGGAATAAACCTTGAGAATCTTGATCCTTTGGAAATAAACCTTGAGAATCTTTACTTATGGTGCTAGCCTGCTCGCTAGTAGGAACCTCACCGAATAATTCCGCCAGATTAGAATCCTCTAATCCACGATTGCTAGCAGGATTATTGAGGTCTGTAGAGGTGTTGTCGAGTAAATCAGCAAATTCATCATGATTGTTGTTGAAGTTCTGTTCATTGCCATGCTTTGCTAGATTACTCTCGTTAGATTCGATGTCTTCCCAAGCAGAATCAAAGTCAATATCATCATTCTCAAATAAAGTGGCTAGGGACTTTAACTCTGATGCTCCAACCTTGGGACCATCAATATGTTGATTTTCAGTGATTTCATACTCACTGTCCATCCAATCCATTTGATCGATTTGTTCTTGAGGTATTTCTAATAGATCAAAGGCTTCTTCTTGTTCATTTTGATCACTAAATAGATCAATCTCATGTGCGCTGGAAGACTGTTGATCAACTGGATTCATAGAAGCCAAATCTAAGGCTTCATATTCTTCAGTTCCTAAGGCATCAAGTTGTAAGTCTTCTTCGATATCTATCGCTTTTGGAGATATATCAGGTGCGGTGGTAAAGATTGTGCTGACATCATCATCTTCTGATTCAGAAAAACGATAGGGTAAGAGGTTTTGAATTTGAGGTGATATGGCAATCTCAGCTTCTCGATTTGCCAAAACTAAGTCCTGAGCATCCTTTAGTTCGCGAATTACAATAGGCGCAAGAGTACGGTATGAGTTAATGGGATATGCGATCGCATTTTTGATCTGAGTAGCTAAATTCGTCCAATTGCTGAGTTCAAATCTGTCACCAACTTCTTGGAAGTAATTGCAAATTTCCTGTAACTGCGATCGACTATCCTGTGAATCTGTGCCGCGAAATAATTGCAGCATGTCGCGCATTTTATTAGTAACTTCTTCTTGAAAGATCGTCTTTTGAGAAGTAACTGGTTTAGATTCGACAATGCGCTGTTCTGATCTTTGTTCAACAAGAACAGGGGTAACTAATTCTTCATTAGAATTAGAAGTTAATTGATTAAGATAGGATTCCAATTCTGCAAAGACAGGCTTAACACGGTTACTGGTTTCTAGTGTTAATTCGTCAGATATACGAAACCCAATCTGTAATTCATCAAGCAATTCAGCTAGGGGATCAAATCCAGCTAATAGCAGGCTTTTTAGCCGCTCATCAACGTTTATTTTGGGATTCTCTTTGAGGATTTTAAAAAAGTCTTCTAATCGGTGAGCAACATGCTGAATACTCCCCACACCTAGCATCGCCGCCCCACCTTTAATCGAGTGAGCCGCACGAAAAAGCTCATTAATTGACTCAGGTTCATCTAAGATGTCCTGCAAGTTTAATACACCTTGCTCGATTGTCTGGAGATGTTCACGGGCTTCTTCAATGAAATAACCCATGATGCGCTGCTGTTGTTGTTCCGAGTTCATGACAGAATCCTCTCAAAGATTAGGGTATGAGTAGCTAGCTAAAGGCAATAGGACTAACGACCTCCCGTTTTATCACCTGAGTCAACGCGGAATCGTTCCACAGAATCTTGGAGGCTACGGGCAACACCTACAAGGTTTTGTAGTGAAGCAGACACTCTTTGAGATTCTTGGGATGTTTCTTGGGCGGTTAACTCAACTGACTGCATAACCTGTGATACGGTGCGTGAAGTCTCGGTTTGTTTAACGGTATCTTCGGTAATGGATAGTACTAGAGTTTCAATGCGGTGGGACACTTGGATAATATCGGTTAGGGACTGGCGAGCTTGTTCAGCGCGTTTAGTACCATCGATAACCTGTTGTGTGCCGACTTCCATCGCTTGTTGCACATTACTGGTTTCACTCTGAATTTGCAATACGATTTGTTCGATTTCCTTCGATG includes the following:
- a CDS encoding hybrid sensor histidine kinase/response regulator, with product MNSEQQQQRIMGYFIEEAREHLQTIEQGVLNLQDILDEPESINELFRAAHSIKGGAAMLGVGSIQHVAHRLEDFFKILKENPKINVDERLKSLLLAGFDPLAELLDELQIGFRISDELTLETSNRVKPVFAELESYLNQLTSNSNEELVTPVLVEQRSEQRIVESKPVTSQKTIFQEEVTNKMRDMLQLFRGTDSQDSRSQLQEICNYFQEVGDRFELSNWTNLATQIKNAIAYPINSYRTLAPIVIRELKDAQDLVLANREAEIAISPQIQNLLPYRFSESEDDDVSTIFTTAPDISPKAIDIEEDLQLDALGTEEYEALDLASMNPVDQQSSSAHEIDLFSDQNEQEEAFDLLEIPQEQIDQMDWMDSEYEITENQHIDGPKVGASELKSLATLFENDDIDFDSAWEDIESNESNLAKHGNEQNFNNNHDEFADLLDNTSTDLNNPASNRGLEDSNLAELFGEVPTSEQASTISKDSQGLFPKDQDSQGLFPDDMDITSNPTDQLITQNTPDILEDLAIDDLVKEESIDTEFDDFDLGIDIIDQISDINTENAEGINIDDLDFSEGSPQESSELFSESILSDAQDDNSLSSEEYFAELARQENAINSLHEDEEAPDTNNHEPFALTISEEDMPLLEEDPFAINDNIDADLLETPLNISNEDQNDFDLSDIEDFANTPSPKKDVIESYTLPIESSEDFDTNDTSGLNIFDELGFDNDDFEQEAASPVIDHPVTDQNDHQGEEPAFPDNNEFDEIANSISSDDIININEQPINEQTDEIDDLFADAPETSSPSEIIDSAEDLQFFGEDSSNTTSIEQELSTTDDLGDFFGDEESVEQELSSTDDLGDFFGNEESVEQELSTTDDLGDFFGNEEEISQEINTSDDELGGFFDDVEASDFSLSNDISNSAVSDITDNDNSIQNIGTHDISNTDELGDFFADVEEPNLDSVYSKNESNNLSTTDDIDGLGDFFNASESPEDLAEKLIDDNWSDLGISDDVNINGDVADETIDSFTEENLNSAFADISAASNSLESSLENINDELFNQIEEPEPANKSDNLVNLFANANEDDLTILENNFNDFGNDLDNEFDFNEERSLTQSDASSLADDFEENNFFNAIDDLRSDSLQSNDEPLTSIQQDQQDDINFDDDHEDITSGSTIDSLVDFFQGDDSDITDLTTSESLTNINNDSFDDNQNLDFGGFDEMSDLNGSSLQDSINSETDYVEMQNLAIDNQSVVEELNGIDDNFDFDDLEAMIGDASSLSDNFITSNNDEVASPNHHSNHDNGQQSINSDDMNFDELEALLGDTGSFETNVAAKPKEREVTTLPSTSTTKPKDDFDELESMLQSRFAPDVGPIKTKTPVRPPVTTRKPKLSDSTMRVDVKYLDSLNNLVGELVVNRNLLEQEQERLQQFITNLLHQVQLLSDVSQRMRDQYDRSLLEASLTAGRGRSYNNFESGYSSDGASTSSAVSSEFEGIEFDRYNTFHVLSQEIIELIVKVRESASDIEFVVGETDQVTRQLGTITTQVQDDLKQSRMVPFAQIADRLPRGIRDRALKSGKQADLEVFGRETLIDKAILESLTDPLTHLVNNAIDHGLEDPATRQAAGKSAAGKLTVRAYHQGNQTVISISDDGAGISTEKVKKSAVAKGVRSQSEVDRLNDTEVYSLLFEAGFSTAAEADEFKGRGVGLDVVKTCLDEIRGVIIVESLVGKGTTFTIRLPLTLSISKAMFCISDRARIAFPVDGFEDMVEVPQSQIVLNEKGQPCLPWRDTVLPFQHLSNLLSYSRHLSRSNIYGKQDNDELCIIILRNDTSYLALQVDQFLGEYEIVIKQLEGPIPQPAGIAGATVLGDGRVMAIANVLELFDIASGRLRPSTSGVTLQPPIEEDIAVDPTVLIVDDSITVRELLSLTFAKVGYRVEQAKDGQDAWEKLRAGLPCDMIFCDIEMPRMDGLDLLSRLQKDSRLKEIPVAMLTSRGADRHRQTAIQLGAKGYFTKPYLEEELLSASKRLLNGETLPI